GCCGCGGGCCGCGAGAAGCTTCGCCTGCAACATGATCAAGGTTCGCCTGGCGTGCAGGTATGCACGCGTTTGACCGATCTGTTCGACCAAATCGTGCTCGATATATTCGAAGCGGCGCTGGTGGATCTAGGCGAGGATGGGCCCGACGGTTTGGCGTCGAAGATCACGCTCGTACCACACGGCGGTTATGGTCGCCGCGATGTGGCGCCTTATTCCGATGTCGACTTGATGATCTTGCATCATCCGAGCGCCTATGCGCGGGCGGCGGAACTGGCCAAACGTATGGTGCAGGATATGTCCGATGTCGGCCTGGTGCTGGGGCATAGTTTGCGAACTCCTCGCCAGGCGATCAGTCTGGGACTCTCCGACGCGACGATCTTTACGTCACTCGCCGAGAATCGTTATCTAACCGGAAGCGTCTCGCTGTTTCGGACCTTCGCCGATCAGTTGCGTAACCGGGCCGTCCGTCGCTTCCGCTGGTTGTTTTTCGCGATCCTCCAGGCGCGCCATAGCGAGCGAGTGCAATACGGGGACGCGGTCTACTTGCTCGAGCCGAACTTGAAGCGTTCGCGCGGCGGTCTGCGCGGCATTCAATTGGTGCGGTGGCTTGGATTCGCTAAGTGCGGCGAAGTCGAGATCGATTCGCTGAGTCTGCTAGGCGTGCTTTCGGATCGGGATCGACAGATCTTACGAAATGCGCGGAACTTCTTTTTGCAAATTCGCAACGAGATGCACTTTCACGCGGGCAAGTCAAACGATCAGTTGGACCGGGGCGAACAGTTGCGTCTGGCCGATCGCTACGGCTATAGCGGCACGAAGGGGATGTTGCCGGTCGAGCAATTCATGCAGCAATACTTCGTCCATTCCAGCGGCGTACGTAGCGTCGTCAGCAACTTTATCGAAACGATTCGTCCCCGTTCCATTCTCTACCGCACGCTCGCTCCGCTGATGACGCATCGCGTGGATCGCGATATTTATGTCGGCCCCCGAGTGATAAGCACTTCCAAACGTTGGAAGGCCGAGAAGAGCGGTCATGTGTCGGAGATTTTGCGTCTCATGGATCTGGCCAATCTGTACGACCGGTGGATCGATCATCCTACTTGGGAATCGATCCGACTGCGCATGCAGACGATCGGCGAGATCGAACTGGATGATGAAGGGCGAAAGCGATTTCTCTCGATCATGTCGCATCCTCCGCGTTTGGGCGAAGTGCTGAGCCGTTTAAACGAATTAGGCGTGCTCGAAAAAATTATCACCGGAATGCCGCACGCCAAGGCGCTGTTGCAGTTCAACCAGTACCACAAATATACGGTCGACGTGCATTGCATCGAAACGGTTCGCTGCGCCACGAAGTATCAGGATCGAGAAGATACGCTCGGCGAAGCGTATCGTTCGCTCCGTTCTAAACGGATCTTGCACTTGGCGCTGTTGATTCATGACTTGGGAAAAGGCTTTGAAGAAGATCATAGCGACGTCGGCGCTCGTTATGCGCTAGAGACGGCCGCCAAGCTGCAATTGACGCCGCGTGACGCCGAGTCGCTCCGTTTTTTGGTGCAGCAGCATTTGGTGATGTCGCACCTGGCTTTTCGTCGCGATACCACAGATAAAGATCTCGTCGTGCGGTTTGCGGTCGATGTCGGCTCGCCTGAGCTATTGAAGATGCTTTTCGTATTGACCTGCGCCGACTTCGACGGGGTCGGCCCCGGCGTCTTGAATGACTGGAAGGTTCGCGTGTTGGGCGAACTCTATCGAGCGTCGATGCGGCACTTGGGGGTCGAGTTGGAAGGAGAATCTTCCAAACGCCTGCAAAACAAACGCGAGCGGCTTGAGCAATTGGCGCAAACGCAGGAAGACCCCGCCTGGTTTAAACGGCAATTCAACGCGTTGCCTCCCAGTTATTTGAACGAGACGCCTGCCGATCGAATTGCGGATGAGCTGGCGCAACTGCATAAGTTGCCGGTGGAGGGCGCGTTTGTCAGCACGACCTATCTGGCGGATCGCGATATTATCGAAATCACCGTCGGCACGCACGAACAGGTCGTGCCGGGCGTCTTTCATCGGATTGCTGGGGCCGTCAGCAGTTTGCGCATGAGCATCCTGGCGGCCGAGATCAACACGCTGGCCGACGGCCTGGTGCTGGATCGCTTCTACGTGATCGATCAAGAATCGAGCGGGGAGCCGGCCGTCGAGCGGATGGATGATCTGGCGGCGAAGATCAAGAAGATGGTGCTCGACAAGAACGACGCTCCGCCGAACTTTCGTTCGCGCTGGACGAGCAAAGCGTCTCGCACTGCGGCGCACGTGCAAGTCTTGCCGACCGAAGTGAAGATCGATAATGGCACGTCGGAGCAGTTCTCGATTGTCGAGGTCTTCGCCCACAACCGCGTTGGGTTGCTGTACGCGATTTCGCGCGCGATTTTTCAACTGGGGCTAAGCGTTTCAATCGCCAAGATCGCGACCCACTTGGATCAAGTCGTTGACGTATTTTACGTCTCGGACGAAGCGGGACAAAAGATCGAGGACGAGCAGCGATTGCAAGAGATCAGCAGTCGCTTGATCGAAGCGGTCGACGAGTTTCGCGCCCAGAATGATTAGCGATCTCGTCCACTATCGATCGGACAAACTGGCCGCATACGCGCGCCACTTGGGCTCAAATTGATCGAGCGGCTCGCCCAACAACGCTTCTAAACGTTCGCGTCGACTTTGGCCAGGACTGACCATCTGCTCGAGCCGTTTTCCTTCAAACAAACGCTCTTCGAACACGAGTCGCCAAGCCAATCCCCACGCCAACGCATAGTCTAGTTGTTCGCGATGGGGAGACGTCGTCAGCACGAAGGCGGCGCTGTCTCGGTCCAGCAATTCCGCCAGCAGCGGACGATCGGTCGACGTGAGACGCTTTTTGAGTTCGGCGACAAGCTCGGCCGGGGGAGCGTCAATGCGAAACGCGTCACCTTCCAATTGGCCATGTTCAAAGAGTTGGGCGAGACCTTCGTTCAGCCAGATCGGCACGTCATAGTCGGCGACTGGAAAGACGAAGCACTCAAGATAGGCGTGAAACGCTTCGTGATAGAGTCGGCGCGTCGTGTCATCCACGGCCAGCTCAAAGGCTTCATGGTTGGCCCGCTCGACCGCTTTGATTCGGACGAGCGCCTCTTGGCGTTGTCGTCGAAAGGTTTCGCGCCGGACGGCGACTTCCTGTTCAATTTCGTCCGCGGGAATTTTGGCCGCCGTCAACTCTTCGCGGTAGGCGTCTAGTCGCGCCGGTAGTTCGCGGCGCAATTGCTCCCACCAGTCCAGCTGACGCTGATGCTCTGCGCCGGCCGCTTTCGCTTGCTGTTGCAGGCGGCGAAAGTCAGCGCTGACCAGGATCAGCCGATCTTGCGGAAGAAAAATGGCTGGATTTCGCACGGCGGCGCCCAGCGTCGCGGTGTAGTCTGAATATTCGCGCATGTCGTCAAATAGCAAGATGCGCAACCGCGTATCGATCGCTTTGCGCGGAGGAATCATGTGCTGATACGCGCGAAACGCTTGTTCCAGCCGAACCGCCATGCGGCGCGTCAGCGGCTCATCCAGACGGCTGTAGAGATCGTAGCCATCGCCGGACGCGACAAGGTAATGGACGTCAGCTTGTTTCTCGGATCGCAGCTGGATCGTTTCACGATTCTCGGCCTCAACTTGCGTCCGATTACGGAGTCGTTCGACCCGTTTGATCAAGCGGGGGCGAACCGCTTCGTCCGCTTTGGCAATCCCGCGAATCTCACTTTTTGCGTAGTTACGCACGACGCCGAACGTGGGTTTGCCCGCCGGTTGGACGATCTCTAAAAACTCGACGCCGTCATCTTGCTGCGACAAGATCATCCCTTGGAGGGTTCGCCCGTCGCTTAAGGTCAACGTATCGCTCTCGTTCGCAGCGGCGATCGCTGCGCAGGATAACGCAAGAATGAACGTGAAGGGGCAGGTCAGCACGCCGAGCCTGAGGGGATGAGTTGGAAAGGTGCGAT
The nucleotide sequence above comes from Blastopirellula sp. J2-11. Encoded proteins:
- the glnD gene encoding [protein-PII] uridylyltransferase, which gives rise to MNSALRLRPSVLKAKETLAAGREKLRLQHDQGSPGVQVCTRLTDLFDQIVLDIFEAALVDLGEDGPDGLASKITLVPHGGYGRRDVAPYSDVDLMILHHPSAYARAAELAKRMVQDMSDVGLVLGHSLRTPRQAISLGLSDATIFTSLAENRYLTGSVSLFRTFADQLRNRAVRRFRWLFFAILQARHSERVQYGDAVYLLEPNLKRSRGGLRGIQLVRWLGFAKCGEVEIDSLSLLGVLSDRDRQILRNARNFFLQIRNEMHFHAGKSNDQLDRGEQLRLADRYGYSGTKGMLPVEQFMQQYFVHSSGVRSVVSNFIETIRPRSILYRTLAPLMTHRVDRDIYVGPRVISTSKRWKAEKSGHVSEILRLMDLANLYDRWIDHPTWESIRLRMQTIGEIELDDEGRKRFLSIMSHPPRLGEVLSRLNELGVLEKIITGMPHAKALLQFNQYHKYTVDVHCIETVRCATKYQDREDTLGEAYRSLRSKRILHLALLIHDLGKGFEEDHSDVGARYALETAAKLQLTPRDAESLRFLVQQHLVMSHLAFRRDTTDKDLVVRFAVDVGSPELLKMLFVLTCADFDGVGPGVLNDWKVRVLGELYRASMRHLGVELEGESSKRLQNKRERLEQLAQTQEDPAWFKRQFNALPPSYLNETPADRIADELAQLHKLPVEGAFVSTTYLADRDIIEITVGTHEQVVPGVFHRIAGAVSSLRMSILAAEINTLADGLVLDRFYVIDQESSGEPAVERMDDLAAKIKKMVLDKNDAPPNFRSRWTSKASRTAAHVQVLPTEVKIDNGTSEQFSIVEVFAHNRVGLLYAISRAIFQLGLSVSIAKIATHLDQVVDVFYVSDEAGQKIEDEQRLQEISSRLIEAVDEFRAQND
- a CDS encoding DUF1570 domain-containing protein is translated as MLTCPFTFILALSCAAIAAANESDTLTLSDGRTLQGMILSQQDDGVEFLEIVQPAGKPTFGVVRNYAKSEIRGIAKADEAVRPRLIKRVERLRNRTQVEAENRETIQLRSEKQADVHYLVASGDGYDLYSRLDEPLTRRMAVRLEQAFRAYQHMIPPRKAIDTRLRILLFDDMREYSDYTATLGAAVRNPAIFLPQDRLILVSADFRRLQQQAKAAGAEHQRQLDWWEQLRRELPARLDAYREELTAAKIPADEIEQEVAVRRETFRRQRQEALVRIKAVERANHEAFELAVDDTTRRLYHEAFHAYLECFVFPVADYDVPIWLNEGLAQLFEHGQLEGDAFRIDAPPAELVAELKKRLTSTDRPLLAELLDRDSAAFVLTTSPHREQLDYALAWGLAWRLVFEERLFEGKRLEQMVSPGQSRRERLEALLGEPLDQFEPKWRAYAASLSDR